A genomic stretch from Leishmania donovani BPK282A1 complete genome, chromosome 36 includes:
- a CDS encoding ATP synthase, putative — protein sequence MSEARQIQSMIDFIEREAQEKAEELEAAAQEEYDVEKMRLVEAEKAKIRAMAEKKLKQVDVDRRVARANFSKVQRMRVMEERARTMEKLHEQTRQKIVAMVNNPSQYKPMLVRLIHQSLMSIRTDAVVQCRKEDEAEVAREIPELERWYKEKTGATISIQTSKTYLNTAEAWGGVVVKSTDGRVVCNNTLSYRTKTCFDEQLPTVRFHLFNPEAPL from the coding sequence ATGAGCGAGGCACGCCAAATTCAGTCGATGATCGACTTCATTGAGCGCGAGGCTCAAGAAAAGGCCGAGGAgctcgaggcggcggcgcaggaggagtATGACGTGGAGAAGATGCGCCTGGTCGaagcggagaaggcgaagataCGCGCCatggcggagaagaagctCAAGCAGGTTGATGTGGACCGCCGTGTGGCTCGTGCCAACTTCTCGAAggtgcagcgcatgcgcgtcatggaggagcgagcgaggACTATGGAGAAGCTGCACGAGCAGACGCGCCAGAAGATTGTGGCTATGGTCAACAACCCGTCCCAGTACAAGCCGATGCTGGTGCGTCTCATCCACCAGTCTCTCATGTCCATCCGCACGGACGCTGTCGTACAGTGCCGCAAGGAGGACGAGGCCGAGGTCGCGCGCGAGATTccggagctggagcggtgGTACAAGGAGAAGACCGGTGCCACCATCTCGATCCAGACGAGCAAGACCTACCTCAACACAGCCGAGGCGTGGGGCGGCGTAGTGGTGAAGTCAACCGACGGCCGCGTCGTGTGCAACAACACGTTGTCCTACCGCACCAAGACGTGCTTCGATGAGCAGCTGCCCACGGTGCGCTTTCACCTCTTCAACCCCGAGGCGCCACTGTAA
- a CDS encoding lipoate protein ligase, putative, which yields MKAFFIGKREYRRVLSLQETIFNAKIARQVSVRRGESKLPLLPDVVILVEHSTPVYTVGRRDTAHGLPPHCSIDVVKTRRGGGITYHGPGQLTMYPIVNIQLLWKDCTAGKPRSPIEWFSWALEEAMIQTAAMYHIPTHRFKTGVWADQYKDIPAQKLGAIGLQLGSWVSMHGASLNVASDLHFFDDIIMCELPDRRATSLSNEMQHRGITESPPLVQATAPVLLQKFIESLHQPPSRAAPQLVDLSADADWHERVIDAAGILTP from the coding sequence ATGAAGGCATTTTTCATCGGCAAGCGCGAGTACCGGCGTGTGCTGAGCCTACAAGAAACGATATTCAACGCCAAGATCGCTCGACAAGTGAGTGTGCGCCGCGGTGAGTCGAAGCTGCCGCTATTGCCGGATGTCGTAATCCTAGTGGAACACAGCACCCCTGTGTACACCGTAGGTCGACGTGACACCGCTCACGGGCTTCCGCCGCACTGCAGCATCGACGTCGTCAAGacgcggcgaggcggcggtaTCACCTACCACGGCCCTGGACAGCTCACCATGTACCCAATCGTCAACATCCAACTTCTGTGGAAAGATTGCACAGCGGGGAAGCCACGCTCGCCGATTGAGTGGTTCAGCTGGGCACTGGAAGAGGCAATGATTCAGACAGCTGCAATGTACCACATACCAACACATCGATTCAAGACTGGGGTATGGGCTGACCAGTACAAAGACATCCCGGCGCAGAAGCTCGGCGCCATCGGGCTTCAGCTGGGGAGTTGGGTTTCCATGCATGGAGCCAGTCTCAACGTCGCAAGCGATCTGCACTTCTTCGACGACATAATTATGTGTGAGCTGCCGGACCGGCGCGCCACATCACTCAGCAACGAAatgcagcaccgcggcatCACCGAgtcgccaccgctggtgcAGGCAACAGCGCCAGTTCTGCTGCAAAAGTTCATCGAAAGTCTTCACCAGCCGCCgagccgcgctgcgccgcagctggtggACTTGTCCGCGGACGCGGACTGGCACGAGCGCGTAATAGACGCCGCCGGCATTTTAACGCCTTAG